Proteins from a single region of Corylus avellana chromosome ca11, CavTom2PMs-1.0:
- the LOC132164918 gene encoding uncharacterized protein LOC132164918 isoform X1: MGKRKRVTDQSQTQPPISCSPPSDTMPCSLRMDLMSEEKPLHSVNSSELKPFTSVLDIKDSSLLNAHPTTAHHTQSLGHSIFLKRSRHYYGHQYSRRNSGNHANASTSRGKAASLRDERLSFKLATQFNSQTATGHHSENREKVFGRPERIRSSSLVMNAVSSDAVKMVCGVCQKPLRRKPYFLGSTLSSGELSVVAVLVCGHVYHAECLEQRTCVDDKCDPPCSLCLGLLSKEDESRGEE, from the exons ATACCATGCCTTGTTCCTTACGGATGGACTTAATGTCAGAAGAG AAACCTTTGCATTCAGTTAACTCTAGTGAACTAAAGCCTTTTACATCTGTCTTGGATATCAAGGATAGTTCTCTACTAAATGCCCATCCTACCACTGCACATCATACTCAGAGTCTTGGccattcaatatttttgaaacgTTCTCGCCATTACTACGGCCATCAATATTCTCGGCGTAACTCAGGTAATCATGCCAATGCATCAACTTCCCGTGGTAAAGCCGCTTCTTTACGTGATGAGAGACTATCCTTCAAGTTGGCTACTCAATTTAACTCACAGACTGCAACTGGACATCATTCAG AGAATAGGGAAAAGGTATTTGGCAGGCCAGAAAGAATTAGGTCCAGTTCCTTGGTAATGAATGCAGTATCATCAGATGCAGTGAAGATGGTATGTGGGGTATGTCAGAAGCCACTGAGAAGGAAACCTTATTTTCTTGGGAGTACACTTTCTTCTGGTGAACTCTCTGTGGTGGCAGTTTTAGTTTGTGGTCATGTTTATCACGCAGAATGCTTGGAGCAGAGAACATGCGTCGATGATAAATGTGACCCACCCTGCTCGTTGTGTCTGGGCTTGCTCTCCAAGGAAGATGAGTCGAGGGGAGAGGAGTAA
- the LOC132166563 gene encoding uncharacterized protein LOC132166563 isoform X1: MARGKLILICQSGGEFVTNEDGSMSYAGGEAHAVDINRETIFNDLKLKLAEMWNFEYNSLSVKYFLPGNRRTLINLSNDKDLKRMYDFHGSSVTADVFVMGRVGFDCEDLNIRSSACGIKVAETVPPVATFTTSAAAHHAIVASPVSIYTTAALTNANSSIGPAAATLVAPVSLPVATSDDSVISVKATAQRRTGVIINSNLDAAHSSPTGSIAVATDATPYDISIIDMTSTPADTVKKRRRNASWKIGANGPATATDHVEEKRKTTSRKRIIQNRNAATGVDDLKQQQDMSPCEDISNSSSILASSNDIPPEKLVASWKDGIIGVGQVFKSVYEFRDSLQKYAIAHRFMYRLKKNDTNRASGICIAEGCSWRIHASWDSSSQSFRIKKMNKSHSCGGKSWKSAHPSKNWLVSIIKERLRESPHHKPKEIANSILRDFGIELNYTQVWRGIEDAREQLQGSYKEAYNQLPGFCARMLEANPGSFVKLCTAEDKRFQRLFVSFHASICGFQNCRPLLFLETTSLKSKYHEILLTATALDGNDGVFPVAFAVVDTENDDNWHWFLEQLKSAMSTSRSITFVSDREKGLKKLVLEAFQNADYGYSLYHLMENFKKSLKGPFHGDGRGSLPGSFVAAAHAVRLDGFRMHTEQIKRVSLKAYEWVMQIEPEYWTNAVFKGERYNDITEDVAGLYANWIEEVRELPMIQKVEMLRFKSMDLINSRQIESSRWSEKLTPSKEGKLQEETPKARGLKVLFSSDTLFEVHDDSINVVDIDKWECTCLGWKASGLPCRHAIAVFYSTGRNVYDYCSEYFTVDSFRLSYSKQIKHVSAIFMPVSNEKTSLHVLPPCTPRPPSQHKEQTETQRVSKRPVSCTRCKGTGHNKSTCKAN, translated from the exons ATGGCAAGGGGAAAGCTTATATTAATCTGCCAATCTGGTGGTGAGTTTGTCACAAATGAGGATGGATCAATGTCATATGCTGGAGGAGAGGCACATGCGGTAGATATCAATCGTGAAACCATTTTTAATGACCTCAAATTAAAATTAGCGGAAATGTGGAATTttgaatacaattccctgtccGTCAAGTATTTTCTCCCAGGAAACAGACGAACTCTCATCAACTTATCTAATGACAAAGACCTGAAAAGGATGTATGATTTTCATGGCAGTTCAGTAACTGCTGATGTTTTTGTCATGGGGAGAGTAGGTTTTGATTGTGAAGACTTGAACATTCGTAGCAG CGCATGTGGGATAAAAGTGGCTGAAACTGTACCCCCTGTTGCTACATTCACTACGTCTGCTGCTGCACATCATGCCATTGTGGCTTCGCCTGTTTCCATATATACAACTGCAGCACTCACTAATGCTAATTCCAGCATTGGTCCTGCTGCTGCCACCCTAGTTGCCCCTGTCTCTCTTCCTGTGGCAACATCTGATGACTCTGTTATATCTGTCAAAGCAACTGCCCAAAGGCGTACTGGAGTAATCATTAACTCAAATCTGGATGCTGCTCATTCCAGTCCAACTGGTTCCATTGCTGTTGCCACTGATGCAACTCCTTATGACATAAGCATAATTGATATGACCTCTACTCCTGCTGATACTGTTAAGAAACGGAGGCGAAATGCATCCTGGAAAATTGGTGCAAATGGTCCTGCCACCGCCACTGACCATGTTGAGGAGAAGAGGAAAACTACATCTAGAAAAAGGATTATCCAAAATCGCAATGCTGCAACAGGAGTTGATGATCTGAAGCAGCAGCAAGATATGTCACCCTGTGAGGACATTTCTAACAGTTCCTCGATTCTTGCTAGTTCAAATGACATCCCGCCGGAAAAACTAGTTGCATCATGGAAAGATGGCATCATTGGTGTAGGTCAGGTATTTAAAAGTGTGTATGAATTTCGAGATTCACTGCAGAAATATGCCATTGCACATCGATTTATGTACAGGTTAAAAAAGAATGACACTAATCGTGCAAGTGGCATATGTATAGCAGAAGGCTGTTCTTGGAGGATTCATGCATCCTGGGATtcatcatcacaatcatttagGATTAAAAAGATGAATAAATCACATTCATGTGGAGGGAAGTCTTGGAAGTCTGCTCATCCATCAAAGAATTGGTTGGTGAGTATCATAAAGGAAAGATTACGAGAAAGCCCACATCATAAACCGAAGGAAATTGCTAACAGCATTCTTCGGGACTTTGGAATTGAGCTGAATTATACTCAAGTTTGGCGTGGAATTGAGGATGCCCGGGAGCAACTTCAGGGTTCATATAAAGAAGCATATAACCAGTTGCCTGGGTTTTGTGCGAGAATGTTGGAGGCAAATCCTGGTAGTTTTGTTAAGCTTTGCACTGCTGAAGATAAAAGATTTCAGCGCCTTTTTGTATCCTTTCATGCCTCAATATGTGGTTTTCAGAATTGTCGCCCCCTTCTTTTCCTTGAGACTACATCTTTAAAATCAAAGTACCACGAAATTTTGTTGACAGCTACTGCATTGGATGGGAATGATGGTGTTTTCCCAGTTGCATTTGCTGTAGTAGATACTGAGAATGATGATAATTGGCATTGGTTTTTGGAGCAGTTGAAATCTGCGATGTCAACTTCAAGATCCATAACTTTTGTCTCTGACAGAGAGAAGGGTTTAAAGAAATTGGTACTTGAGGCATTTCAGAATGCTGATTATGGTTACTCACTATACCACCTCATGGAGAACTTCAAGAAAAGCTTGAAGGGCCCCTTTCATGGAGATGGAAGGGGTTCTTTGCCTGGCTCTTTTGTGGCTGCTGCCCATGCTGTCCGACTTGATGGTTTTAGAATGCATACTGAGCAAATTAAACGGGTTTCTTTAAAAGCTTATGAGTGGGTCATGCAGATTGAGCCAGAGTATTGGACGAATGCAGTATTTAAGGGTGAGCGCTATAATGACATCACTGAAGATGTTGCAGGACTATACGCCAACTGGATAGAGGAAGTGCGGGAGTTACCCATGATACAGAAAGTAGAAATGCTAAGATTTAAGTCGATGGATTTGATTAATAGTCGTCAAATAGAATCAAGTAGGTGGTCTGAAAAACTTACTCCATCCAAGGAGGGAAAATTACAAGAAGAAACACCTAAAGCACGGGGGCTTAAAGTACTGTTCTCATCTGATACCCTTTTTGAGGTTCATGATGATTCCATTAATGTTGTGGATATTGATAAATGGGAATGTACTTGTCTAGGATGGAAAGCATCTGGACTACCATGCCGCCATGCTATTGCTGTCTTTTACTCTACAGGTAGGAATGTGTATGATTATTGTTCAGAGTACTTCACAGTGGATAGCTTCCGTCTAAGCTATTCTAAGCAAATAAAACATGTTTCTGCTATTTTCATGCCTGTAAGTAATGAGAAAACTTCTCTGCATGTTCTTCCTCCATGCACCCCCCGGCCGCCAAGCCAACATAAAGAGCAGACGGAAACGCAGAGAGTGTCCAAGAGGCCAGTCTCTTGCACCAGGTGCAAGGGAACGGGGCATAATAAATCTACATGCAAGGCAAACTAA
- the LOC132166563 gene encoding uncharacterized protein LOC132166563 isoform X2: MARGKLILICQSGGEFVTNEDGSMSYAGGEAHAVDINRETIFNDLKLKLAEMWNFEYNSLSVKYFLPGNRRTLINLSNDKDLKRMYDFHGSSVTADVFVMGRVGFDCEDLNIRSSACGIKVAETVPPVATFTTSAAAHHAIVASPVSIYTTAALTNANSSIGPAAATLVAPVSLPVATSDDSVISVKATAQRRTGVIINSNLDAAHSSPTGSIAVATDATPYDISIIDMTSTPADTVKKRRRNASWKIGANGPATATDHVEEKRKTTSRKRIIQNRNAATGVDDLKQQQDMSPCEDISNSSSILASSNDIPPEKLVASWKDGIIGVGQVFKSVYEFRDSLQKYAIAHRFMYRLKKNDTNRASGICIAEGCSWRIHASWDSSSQSFRIKKMNKSHSCGGKSWKSAHPSKNWLVSIIKERLRESPHHKPKEIANSILRDFGIELNYTQVWRGIEDAREQLQGSYKEAYNQLPGFCARMLEANPGSFVKLCTAEDKRFQRLFVSFHASICGFQNCRPLLFLETTSLKSKYHEILLTATALDGNDGVFPVAFAVVDTENDDNWHWFLEQLKSAMSTSRSITFVSDREKGLKKLVLEAFQNADYGYSLYHLMENFKKSLKGPFHGDGRGSLPGSFVAAAHAVRLDGFRMHTEQIKRVSLKAYEWVMQIEPEYWTNAVFKGERYNDITEDVAGLYANWIEEVRELPMIQKVEMLRFKSMDLINSRQIESSRWSEKLTPSKEGKLQEETPKARGLKDGKHLDYHAAMLLLSFTLQVGMCMIIVQSTSQWIASV, from the exons ATGGCAAGGGGAAAGCTTATATTAATCTGCCAATCTGGTGGTGAGTTTGTCACAAATGAGGATGGATCAATGTCATATGCTGGAGGAGAGGCACATGCGGTAGATATCAATCGTGAAACCATTTTTAATGACCTCAAATTAAAATTAGCGGAAATGTGGAATTttgaatacaattccctgtccGTCAAGTATTTTCTCCCAGGAAACAGACGAACTCTCATCAACTTATCTAATGACAAAGACCTGAAAAGGATGTATGATTTTCATGGCAGTTCAGTAACTGCTGATGTTTTTGTCATGGGGAGAGTAGGTTTTGATTGTGAAGACTTGAACATTCGTAGCAG CGCATGTGGGATAAAAGTGGCTGAAACTGTACCCCCTGTTGCTACATTCACTACGTCTGCTGCTGCACATCATGCCATTGTGGCTTCGCCTGTTTCCATATATACAACTGCAGCACTCACTAATGCTAATTCCAGCATTGGTCCTGCTGCTGCCACCCTAGTTGCCCCTGTCTCTCTTCCTGTGGCAACATCTGATGACTCTGTTATATCTGTCAAAGCAACTGCCCAAAGGCGTACTGGAGTAATCATTAACTCAAATCTGGATGCTGCTCATTCCAGTCCAACTGGTTCCATTGCTGTTGCCACTGATGCAACTCCTTATGACATAAGCATAATTGATATGACCTCTACTCCTGCTGATACTGTTAAGAAACGGAGGCGAAATGCATCCTGGAAAATTGGTGCAAATGGTCCTGCCACCGCCACTGACCATGTTGAGGAGAAGAGGAAAACTACATCTAGAAAAAGGATTATCCAAAATCGCAATGCTGCAACAGGAGTTGATGATCTGAAGCAGCAGCAAGATATGTCACCCTGTGAGGACATTTCTAACAGTTCCTCGATTCTTGCTAGTTCAAATGACATCCCGCCGGAAAAACTAGTTGCATCATGGAAAGATGGCATCATTGGTGTAGGTCAGGTATTTAAAAGTGTGTATGAATTTCGAGATTCACTGCAGAAATATGCCATTGCACATCGATTTATGTACAGGTTAAAAAAGAATGACACTAATCGTGCAAGTGGCATATGTATAGCAGAAGGCTGTTCTTGGAGGATTCATGCATCCTGGGATtcatcatcacaatcatttagGATTAAAAAGATGAATAAATCACATTCATGTGGAGGGAAGTCTTGGAAGTCTGCTCATCCATCAAAGAATTGGTTGGTGAGTATCATAAAGGAAAGATTACGAGAAAGCCCACATCATAAACCGAAGGAAATTGCTAACAGCATTCTTCGGGACTTTGGAATTGAGCTGAATTATACTCAAGTTTGGCGTGGAATTGAGGATGCCCGGGAGCAACTTCAGGGTTCATATAAAGAAGCATATAACCAGTTGCCTGGGTTTTGTGCGAGAATGTTGGAGGCAAATCCTGGTAGTTTTGTTAAGCTTTGCACTGCTGAAGATAAAAGATTTCAGCGCCTTTTTGTATCCTTTCATGCCTCAATATGTGGTTTTCAGAATTGTCGCCCCCTTCTTTTCCTTGAGACTACATCTTTAAAATCAAAGTACCACGAAATTTTGTTGACAGCTACTGCATTGGATGGGAATGATGGTGTTTTCCCAGTTGCATTTGCTGTAGTAGATACTGAGAATGATGATAATTGGCATTGGTTTTTGGAGCAGTTGAAATCTGCGATGTCAACTTCAAGATCCATAACTTTTGTCTCTGACAGAGAGAAGGGTTTAAAGAAATTGGTACTTGAGGCATTTCAGAATGCTGATTATGGTTACTCACTATACCACCTCATGGAGAACTTCAAGAAAAGCTTGAAGGGCCCCTTTCATGGAGATGGAAGGGGTTCTTTGCCTGGCTCTTTTGTGGCTGCTGCCCATGCTGTCCGACTTGATGGTTTTAGAATGCATACTGAGCAAATTAAACGGGTTTCTTTAAAAGCTTATGAGTGGGTCATGCAGATTGAGCCAGAGTATTGGACGAATGCAGTATTTAAGGGTGAGCGCTATAATGACATCACTGAAGATGTTGCAGGACTATACGCCAACTGGATAGAGGAAGTGCGGGAGTTACCCATGATACAGAAAGTAGAAATGCTAAGATTTAAGTCGATGGATTTGATTAATAGTCGTCAAATAGAATCAAGTAGGTGGTCTGAAAAACTTACTCCATCCAAGGAGGGAAAATTACAAGAAGAAACACCTAAAGCACGGGGGCTTAAA GATGGAAAGCATCTGGACTACCATGCCGCCATGCTATTGCTGTCTTTTACTCTACAGGTAGGAATGTGTATGATTATTGTTCAGAGTACTTCACAGTGGATAGCTTCCGTCTAA